Proteins co-encoded in one Perca flavescens isolate YP-PL-M2 chromosome 11, PFLA_1.0, whole genome shotgun sequence genomic window:
- the LOC114564550 gene encoding CAVP-target protein produces MSNVKPAPPPGCTLNISDPKVQEAAVRIQASYRGHRSRKELREKGPPKILQDLKDVVLVEGSAAKLECRVSAFPDPFIVWSKDGKELKDGPKYRYVFEDPDFVALVVRDGVLADLGKYTVSIKNPFGQTYGSACILVEVPAKVSKGPDNKKAKRGTTVVLKAEISGEPPPDVAWLKDGDDIEEDDRVFFDIGDTNTILTIKNAKLSDAGKYEVFVENNLGTDQSFARVDIL; encoded by the exons ATGTCCAATGTGAAGCCTGCGCCCCCTCCTGGGTGCACTCTGAACATCAGCGATCCTAAGGTCCAGGAGGCTGCCGTCCGAATCCAAGCCTCGTATCGCGGCCACAG GTCGCGTAAAGAGCTGCGGGAGAAGGGCCCTCCCAAGATCCTGCAGGATCTCAAAGATGTGGTTCTTGTTGAGGGCAGCGCTGCAAAGCTGGAGTGCAGAGTGAGCGCCTTTCCAGATCCTTTCATCGTCTGGTCCAAGGATGGCAAAGAGCTGAAGGATGGTCCCAAGTACCGCTATGTTTTTGAAGACCCGGATTTTGTGGCGCTCGTGGTTAGAGATGGGGTTCTGGCTGATCTGGGAAAATACACCGTTTCCATTAAAAATCCATTTGGACAGACATACGGTTCTGCCTGTATTCTAGTGGAAG TCCCTGCTAAGGTTTCTAAAGGCCCAGACAACAAGAAGGCCAAAAGAGGGACAACAGTGGTGCTCAAGGCTGAAATAAGTGGGGAGCCTCCTCCAGATGTTGCGTGGCTTAAAGATGGAGATGACATTGAAGAAGATGACAG GGTATTCTTTGACATTGGAGACACCAACACGATCTTGACCATCAAAAATGCAAAGTTGTCTGATGCCGGCAAGTATGAGGTGTTTGTGGAGAACAATCTGGGCACAGACCAGTCCTTCGCTCGCGTCGACATCCTCTGA